In the genome of Campylobacter helveticus, the window ATTTTAATCTCACAAAATTAAGAGGGGATACTAATCTTAGTAAAGAACAAATCAATGAAAGATATAATCCTAGCTTTTATGAAAGTAAGGAAGCAAACAAGAGTGCTAAAGAAGTCTCAAATCTAAGACGAAGCGAGAGCTTTTTAAAAGAAGTGCATAAAAATGAAGATTATATCTTGCACGATAAGAGTATGAACTTTAGTGAATATTTAGGTGCATATTCTAAAAACACAAAAGAGCTAATCAATCAAATGGAAAATCAAAAGCACCTAATCTCTCAAAACAAATACCTTAATCCTAATGAAAAGCTTTTTATTGTGATTTCCTCATCTATGTCAAAACAAAGCATACAAAATTATTTTAAATTGCTTCAAAATGTTAATACCGACATTACCTTTGTGCTTCGTGGCTTAGTGGGTAATGATGTGCGTTATATTAATCCTACAAGATTATATATCCAAGACTTACTCATTAAAAACCCAAACAATAAAGATAAGCAAGATAAGGACAATGTCTATTATTACAATATACAAATCAATCCTAAAATCACTAAGCATTATAATATCACTAAAGTCCCAGCCGTTATCTTTATTAAAAATTACAATCCTATCCTAGAGGATTATCAAGCCCTCCCACAAAACCCTGATGAAAACGAAGAGGTTTTTATCGCTTATGGTTTAACTAGTATTGATTATGCTTTAAAAGCAATTAATCGAGAAGCAAAAAGTGAGGGCTTAGAACGCTTACTTAAAAATATGAATCAAAACTTTTATGAAGGAAATTAACAATGAAGGAAAAAGCAAAAATCATTATCCTAAATCAAATAGGATTAGGTATAGAAGATAAACTCTTAAACACCCTACTTGACTTTGTGCTTCACTATAAACTGAGCTTTCATAATGATTTACATAGTGCCGCCCTTTTTATAGAAACAGCTATTAGTGAATTAAAAGATAAACACCATTATAGAAAACTCAGTCTAAGACAACAAGAAGAATTTAAATCCTATCTAGTCCATCAAGGATTAATTAAAGCCATAGAAGAAAAAAGTCTTAAAGCACTTTTGCAAAACTCTAAAATACTAAGTCATAAAAATAAAATCAAATACGAAACAATGCTAAGTTACTTAGCTAAAGTAAGAATTGATAGAGAAAAACAAGGTGGAGCTTTTTTAAGTAAATAAACTACCACTATCCTAAACTAAGAGCAAAACTAAATCTTGCTTTTACTCTAGGGTAGCTTTTAGGGTGTGATTAATCTATGCGAAGAGCAATATTATTAATAGAGCTTGTAGCAAACACCAACAGGGACTAAGGGCTATCCTAGTTAAAATTAAAATTTAAAAGGATTGACAATGCAGTTAGAAGACACTCAAACAATGGAGTTGAAAAAAGTAGGAGCTAAGGACACTAATGGAAAAGAAATCTATGAGGGGGATATTTTAGAGGATTTTGTCTCATCAAGAGATGAAGAATTATCCTTTATTTTTTATGCTCCTCATTTAGATATGTTTTATATCTATCATTTAGGTAAAGGACATTTTTCTATTAAGTGGCAAGCAGATAAGGACCGATTATCTAAATATAGAAAAATAGGAACCTATAAAGATAAAAAACTATTTAAAAAGATTAGATACGCATTAGAAATTGAATACGAAGAAGATTATACGGCATGTAAAATTATACACTTAGTTAGACTCATAAGGGGAACTTTATTCTATGAATTTCATAAAGATTTTTTTGAAGAGCTTTCTAAAAGAGCTATTGAAAAATACAACGAGGAAGTCAAAAAAAAGTGGCTTTATAAAAATAATGACCCCATTGACCCAAATGATTATACTTCTAAGGAATCCCCAAATCCATATTTTCCTAACGAAAAAGAAGCAATGAGGGCGAACTTTAAAGCTAAAAATTATTTTTAAGGACACAACAATGAAAACATTTAAAATTTTATGCCTAGCATTACTATTAGCCTTAAGTCCTCTTACTTTAGAGGCTAAAATCTATGATGATATTTACACGGCTCAAAAACAAGCCTTAAAAGAGGCAAAGCTTATGGTGTTTTTTGTAGTTTCAAATCAGTGTCAGCATTGTCATAAGCTTTTAAATGATGTGATGAATAATACAGCCTTAATGAAATATTTAGAGGATAATTTCATCGTTAGCATAGCTGATTTAGAAAATGGTGGCGTAATCCCTAAAGATTTAATCTTTAAAGGCGTTACACCTACCACTTATATACTCACTCCCACAGGCATTGTTATAGGCACACCGATTGAGGGGGCTATAGAATCGGATATGCTTTTTACCTTGCTTAAAGGTTTGGAAGAATATAAGAAAGGACAGTTAGGGTTTTAAGACTAAAAGCTTTCTTTGCTTGCTTTTTAAAACTCAACTTTCCTTTAATGTTTTATTGTTGTAATTGTAGCGTAATTCAATGGGCGTCCTTGTCGCCCACTTCTTTTAACAACAATCCAACAATCTTTCGTCAAATATTTTTATCAAATCATCTAAAAACACTTCTATTTTACATTGTGGTAATTCTTGGAAAAATCTACTCAAACATTTGCCTTAAAATCTCTTTCAATTCTTTTTGCTTTTTTGGCTCCAAAACAGCAATTTTATTTTTAAATCTTTCAATACTAACACATCTTATTTGGTCGCATAAAATTTTAGCTTTCTTATTTTCAAGAGTAAAATTCACTCTATAAGGTGCTTCAAAACCTTTTGAGCTAATGGGTGCAATCAATCTTGTTTTAAGATAACAAAGTTCATTAGGGGATATAATAACACAAGGTCTAATCTTTTCTATTTCTGCTCCACGAGTGGGATTTAAATCAATCCAAACAATATCAAATTGTTGCCATTTTACCATTGCCACTCTTTTAAATCTTCACTCAAATAATCCTCATTTACCTTTTCTTTTTTAGCCTCTTTTCTTAAAGCTTCACTATCCCAACCACTTCTAACATTTTTTGTTTTAAGCAATAAGCCTTCTTCTACAATTTGTAAATCAATGACACTATTACGCAAATTAGCTTTCTCTATCAAAAGCTTAGGGATTCGAATCCCATAAGAACTACCGATTTGAATTAGCTTTGTCATTATTTTTTCCTTATTATAATTATTTTATAATTATAAAATAGAAAGGTTAATTGTTTTTATTTTAAACTACCGCAAATTAGTTTTTGACCAACAAAATATACTAAAAAACAATCACACATATAAAAAACAAAATTGCAACGCTTGAAATAATTATAATTTTGTATTTTGTAAAGTTTTCAAAATTGATAAAGGTGCAACCTAATACACCAAATAAAGCAGTAAGAAAACTTAACAAAATAGCTTTATATAAATCAATCATAACTTTTAATTCATCTTTTTTCGCCATATGAAGATTATATTTCTTACAATTTGAATTTCTTTCAAAATGTCTTTGAGTGTGTCTATATCTAAAGTTTTAGCTTCCATTGTTTTTCCTTGCATTTATATGACATAGTTGTAGCATATTTTGATAAATTTTTCAAGCGTAAATATGGGAAATAGGCACTTTATTGGCATAGTTAAGGTTATATTTTGAAGTTACTAGGATAAACTGAAGTTTTAAATTTAACTATGATTTTTTTTCGTGTCTTTTGGGTTGTAAAAATATAAAGCTATGCACCCCATAACACAAATACCAATAATGATTTTATATGCTAAATCTAAAGCCTCCATTATTTACTCCCTTTATAAGTTAAGTATGCACCAAATATCACAAGGGCTATTGTTGATACTAGGCTTAAAATATTATAGCTTCCATCTTTGAATAATGGGGTTATAATCCCCAAGGCAAAAACGATTTTTGCAAAATCAAAAGAAAGCTTACCCAATTCTTTTAACAAGTCCTTCATGGTTAAAAATATAGCACAAATAAACTAATTTAACAAATTTAATTTATTTGCTTTTATTTTTGGTAATGATATATAAACGCATTTTCTTACAATTATTTTATTATAAAGATTATTGTCTTTCATAGCGAATTGTGTTATAATTTTTGTTATGAGTAAAAAAGATAGAAATTGATATTTTAAAAGCGTTAGTGTTAGCTTTTCTTACTGCATTATTTGGTATTTTTGGTTACTCGTGTTAAATTATAGTCGTGTTAATTTGATACAAGCATTATTTATTGCTTTAGGTATTATTCTCGCTTGTATCCTGTTGTATGTTTTTAGCAAAAGAATATACAAGATTTTAAAACAAATTGAGGAGTTAGAATAATGTTAGGAATACTATGTGCCATTTTTGCTTTAATTGCTTTTTTTGGTTCTGCCTTGATGTTTCTTAAAATGCTTGAAAAAGCTAATTAAATACATTGCTAAAAAACTTGATGAGTTGGAAAGGCTGGATTAATGGCACTTTTTATAGCTATTTTTGCGATTTTAACATTTTGCGGATTATGCTTATATGGAGCTATCGCAATTTCAAAGTAAAATTTTTAAAGAGAATTTGTAATGGCTGAAGTCTTAGTATTTATTTTAGCTTCCTTTGTTTTAGCTATCCCCTTATTAGCTCTTAAAACTTTGTTTGATATGGATAAAGAGAAAGAAAAATAACACCACGCCAAGTAAAAAATAAGATTAAAAAATCAATAAGAAATTGATAGATTGGAGGATTTATAAATGGCTGAAATTATAGTGTATCTTATGGCTTTATCTCTTTTCATAATTCCTATTATGGCTCTTAAAACTGCGATAGATATAGACAAAGATTAAAGGATATGTTATGGCTATTATTATTGAAAATGTTAAAGAGGGATTTTTACCTGCTCTAAAGAGGTCTTACTAAAACTATGAAGGCAAAGATGAAAACAAAAAAAGAAAGCTTAGATAAAGAGAGTTTAGACGCTCCAAAATATTACACACTTGAAAACTCCCCTGCTTTAAACAAAATTAGAAATGATTTTGAAAAATTACCACCTGAAAAGCAAGAGCAATTAAAAAATAAGCTAGAAATGGATGAGTAAAAATGGGAATTTATGTTGCTTTATTTGGAATTTTCGCTTTTGCTTTAGCTATTGTTTGTTTGGTTAAAATAGTCAAAACTTAAATCTCTACTTTGTGGAATTTCATCTTTTTCTCTTTTTAAAGGCTCTTTGAAATCACCGAGTGCTTTAAAGAAGCTTTGCCACTCATTTTTTTGCTTTTTAGGACCAAGAATTAAATTATTATCTAAAACTTGTATATCAAATTCTTTAATGTTTTTCAAATCAATGGCTTTTGGGATTCTAATTGCCATAGAATTGCCACTTTTAAAAACCTTTGCCAACATATTTATCCTTTAATGTATAACTTTTCTAAAAAGTATATGCAACAAAAACTAAAGATAGGCTTATTTTGTAAGCCCATTTAGAATTAAACTAAAACAAATCCTCTTTTAGTCCCTCTATTTTATAGATTTCTATATTTTTAACGGTCTTAGGCGAAAAAACAACTTGCACATACATATTAGGACGACTATCGGTTAGCTTCATCTTTGCATAGCCTTTTTCAATGGCATAGGCTGTAGCTATCATCTTCTTATCAAAATAAGAAATGATATTGTAGCCAAGTAGCACCTTTCTAAGCTCATCTTCTTCAATATGACACACCTTTGCAAGTTGCGTAAATAATAGACCACCTCCCCTATCAAAAACCTTTCTCAATCTTTCATTTTCAAGTTTAAGCTGTTCGTTTTCAATTCTTAAAGCTTCACTTTTGTCTAAGTATTCTAAGGCGAGTTTTAAAGACTCTTTGTGTGAGAGAATATGGGTGGGTGCTTTTTCATAGTGATGATTTTCTTTTGAATTATTTACGCTATAACTCCCACTCTTTCTAATGCTAGGTAAAACTTCATTAATGACCCATTGCCTAAAATCTCTAGCCTTTGGTTTATCACTACGCATAAGCATAAAATAAAGTTGTGGTTCGGTTATCATTGTAAATTCTTTAATGCCATAACCTGTGTTAAAGCTACATATATTTAATATAGGTAGCTCAAATTCCTTTAAAATAGCATTTTTGATATTAGCAGGGTTTTCCATTTTCAAACTATCACAAATATCTCTTAAGCAAAAAAGTGGTTCTCCACTCTCATCTTTGATAATCCTTATCTCTTGCCCCTCTCTTTGAAAAATAAGTTGATTGCTTTTAAGAGAACTATCCTCAGCTTTTTCTTCCAAACTATCTTCAGGGTTATCATAATTTAAAAAAGCATTTTCTCTAGCGATGTCTTCTTGTGTTCTTTCATATTGTAAATAATTATGCTTTAAATTTGGAATAATATTTTTTGCCAAGCATTTTAAAAATTCTAAAGCTTCTTGAGTTTTTAACTTATAAATAAGACTTTTAAGAGCTTTAAATTCCACATAAATTTCATCAACTTCTCTTTTGATATGACTTTCTTTAAAGGTTCTAAATTTAGCCTTTTTAAGTTCTTCTTGGGTAAAGCTTTGCAAGAAATATAAAAGCTCGGTGTCATTTTCAAGTCTAAGAACTGCTTTAACCGTGTTAAGAGCAAAAAATATTTTTTCATAAATTACCATTATATCAAGCTCATAATTTTTATAAAAAAAGCCATTGCATTTTGGATAATCATTTTCAACAGCTTGTGTTATTTGAGCTTGATTTGGCAAAGAAATGCTAGGAAAAGTTGTTTCTTCAACTACTTCAATATTAATAACACTATCAAAATCTTGTTTTGTTTCTCTAACAATTTGTTTTTCGGTAATTTTTGATTGTTTTACCAACTCAGGCAAGGCTTTAAGCCAAGCTTGTAATTTTGCAGTATCTTTACGGTGCATTTTTCTATTGTGAATATGCTCTGCAAGATGAATAACATATTCAAGTTTTGTGAATAATGTGTTTGCTTTATTGCTTGAATTTGCGGATTTGACAAGAAAAATACGAAATGCCTCTTCGCCAAATTGATTTCTGAAATAATTTCTATAATGGCTTATAGTAATTAGCTTTAAAAGTGCTACAATGTCTAAAAAGCAAACCATTATTTCATCATTATCATCTACAATCACTCTTACATTTTTGTTTTCAAATTTGAGGTATTGAAATATCATCTTTTGCCCCCTTTGCTTTTTAAGTATTGATTAGGATTGTATCCGAGGTCAAAAATGAGATTGGCAATTTGTGTAAGTGCCGAATAATCCTCATAAACAATAATGTTATGGATATAATGGAGTAAGAATTTCATTATATCCTCGTCATCAAATTTTTGAGTAGAGCGAGTGCAACTTGAAATATCTAACTTGTAAGCGGTGTGATTTTCTATGCTAGATATAATTTCAAGTAAAACCTTAAGTTTCTCAGCCTTATCTTTGCTTTGTGAAAAAGCGTAAAGCTGACCGATTAGATAATCTGCGAGGTTAAATGATTGCAGGGGCTTTACCCCCCCCCCCCCCCCCCGCATTTATGCGTGGTGTATTCATGGATTTCCTTTCTTATCGTAAATTAAAAATATTTGTCGATATTATAACATATTATTATTACTATACATAAATTAAGTTATATTATAATGTTTCTTGAA includes:
- a CDS encoding TrbC family F-type conjugative pilus assembly protein, whose product is MKKAILFLTSFALCLSAEDNLTKEQIFENKYLKDKAAMQNQISTDTLYKNTKDFNLTKLRGDTNLSKEQINERYNPSFYESKEANKSAKEVSNLRRSESFLKEVHKNEDYILHDKSMNFSEYLGAYSKNTKELINQMENQKHLISQNKYLNPNEKLFIVISSSMSKQSIQNYFKLLQNVNTDITFVLRGLVGNDVRYINPTRLYIQDLLIKNPNNKDKQDKDNVYYYNIQINPKITKHYNITKVPAVIFIKNYNPILEDYQALPQNPDENEEVFIAYGLTSIDYALKAINREAKSEGLERLLKNMNQNFYEGN
- a CDS encoding YopX family protein, encoding MQLEDTQTMELKKVGAKDTNGKEIYEGDILEDFVSSRDEELSFIFYAPHLDMFYIYHLGKGHFSIKWQADKDRLSKYRKIGTYKDKKLFKKIRYALEIEYEEDYTACKIIHLVRLIRGTLFYEFHKDFFEELSKRAIEKYNEEVKKKWLYKNNDPIDPNDYTSKESPNPYFPNEKEAMRANFKAKNYF
- a CDS encoding thioredoxin family protein, producing MKTFKILCLALLLALSPLTLEAKIYDDIYTAQKQALKEAKLMVFFVVSNQCQHCHKLLNDVMNNTALMKYLEDNFIVSIADLENGGVIPKDLIFKGVTPTTYILTPTGIVIGTPIEGAIESDMLFTLLKGLEEYKKGQLGF
- a CDS encoding type II toxin-antitoxin system PemK/MazF family toxin; this translates as MVKWQQFDIVWIDLNPTRGAEIEKIRPCVIISPNELCYLKTRLIAPISSKGFEAPYRVNFTLENKKAKILCDQIRCVSIERFKNKIAVLEPKKQKELKEILRQMFE
- a CDS encoding AbrB/MazE/SpoVT family DNA-binding domain-containing protein, which produces MTKLIQIGSSYGIRIPKLLIEKANLRNSVIDLQIVEEGLLLKTKNVRSGWDSEALRKEAKKEKVNEDYLSEDLKEWQW
- a CDS encoding BRO-N domain-containing protein, whose protein sequence is MIFQYLKFENKNVRVIVDDNDEIMVCFLDIVALLKLITISHYRNYFRNQFGEEAFRIFLVKSANSSNKANTLFTKLEYVIHLAEHIHNRKMHRKDTAKLQAWLKALPELVKQSKITEKQIVRETKQDFDSVINIEVVEETTFPSISLPNQAQITQAVENDYPKCNGFFYKNYELDIMVIYEKIFFALNTVKAVLRLENDTELLYFLQSFTQEELKKAKFRTFKESHIKREVDEIYVEFKALKSLIYKLKTQEALEFLKCLAKNIIPNLKHNYLQYERTQEDIARENAFLNYDNPEDSLEEKAEDSSLKSNQLIFQREGQEIRIIKDESGEPLFCLRDICDSLKMENPANIKNAILKEFELPILNICSFNTGYGIKEFTMITEPQLYFMLMRSDKPKARDFRQWVINEVLPSIRKSGSYSVNNSKENHHYEKAPTHILSHKESLKLALEYLDKSEALRIENEQLKLENERLRKVFDRGGGLLFTQLAKVCHIEEDELRKVLLGYNIISYFDKKMIATAYAIEKGYAKMKLTDSRPNMYVQVVFSPKTVKNIEIYKIEGLKEDLF